In Ignavibacteriales bacterium, a single genomic region encodes these proteins:
- a CDS encoding MotA/TolQ/ExbB proton channel family protein: protein MKRSMDIGMAGGLLFGLLSIFGSFLLEGGQVGALFLIPAMTIVFGGTFAAAMIGTPLRVFSKVGTLMRIALFPPRFEVKSAMSQIVQFSTIARKEGLLVLERESGKIEDPFMAKMLRFLIDGADPEVLRGVAEAETVYVTQRHNQYIAIFQRMGGYSPTMGIIGTVMGLIATLASAGADPNTLIKHIGSAFIATLWGVFMANIVWLPVADRLKNINNDERFYMEMITEGILEIQGGEVPTVIKAKLNSMLAKSEQVKE, encoded by the coding sequence ATGAAACGAAGCATGGACATAGGAATGGCCGGCGGTCTTCTCTTCGGATTGCTCTCGATTTTCGGTTCGTTCCTGCTTGAGGGGGGACAGGTGGGGGCGCTGTTTCTGATACCTGCGATGACAATCGTCTTCGGCGGTACGTTCGCCGCTGCGATGATAGGAACGCCGCTCAGAGTGTTCTCGAAAGTCGGGACGCTCATGCGGATCGCTCTGTTTCCTCCAAGATTTGAGGTCAAGTCTGCCATGTCTCAGATTGTCCAGTTTTCCACAATAGCACGGAAGGAAGGACTGCTGGTGCTCGAGAGGGAAAGCGGGAAAATCGAGGACCCGTTCATGGCAAAGATGCTCCGATTTCTGATCGACGGGGCGGACCCTGAAGTCCTTCGGGGCGTGGCTGAAGCGGAGACAGTATATGTCACGCAGAGGCACAACCAGTACATCGCGATCTTCCAGCGCATGGGGGGGTATTCACCGACCATGGGCATCATAGGGACAGTCATGGGTCTCATCGCAACCCTGGCGTCCGCCGGAGCCGATCCCAATACGTTGATCAAACATATCGGCAGCGCGTTTATTGCAACCCTCTGGGGTGTTTTCATGGCAAACATCGTGTGGCTTCCGGTGGCTGACCGGCTTAAGAATATCAATAACGATGAGCGGTTCTACATGGAGATGATCACGGAGGGGATCCTGGAAATCCAGGGGGGTGAAGTGCCGACAGTGATCAAGGCAAAGCTGAACAGTATGCTGGCGAAATCAGAGCAGGTGAAAGAATGA